CTCGCGAAGGCTGGCGATGCCCAGCCCGGTATCAATGATGATGTCTCGATCCCGTCCGCGCAGATGCCAGATGTTGGCGCGCAACAGGGAGCGCACACCCGGCTCGACGATGACGCTGAGATCATCACGGATCTGCGTGGTGACGAACCAGTGATCGATAACGGGCATACCCGGGTCGGTTGGACTGACAGCAGACATCTCAGCCCGCGAACAACGGGAGCAGCGCGGAGGTTCCGGCTATCGGGATGCAGCGATGCCTGACATGTCGGCTCGGTGACTCGAACACGGCGATGAGGACGGCAATGCCGCAGATCATGTCGGACAACCCAGTCGGTCGACGCCGGGACCGTGCAGTTCGGTAAGGGCATGCGAACGGCCCGAAATGACCATCAGCAGCGACAGTGCCGGTCCGGTCACCAGCGCTCCGTCACCGATCGTCACGTCTGCATCGTCAGCGTGCAGTCGAAGGGATGCAATGCGTTGTTTCGATCCGCCCAGGGCAGTCGACGTCCGCGCCTGATAGAGCAGGGACGTCACCGTGACGTCTATCGGGTAGGCCCGAGTGATGCCCAGAGGCACCCGGATGTCCTCTCCGTGCACGACTTCCTCGACCAGCCTGCTGTCCAGCGACGCGGGCGGGGTCGAGGTTCGCTGCACGACATCCCGCAGCTTCGCGAGGGTTTCGGCGGGGGTGGCGCCACGCTCGCGTTCGACACCTGCGGCGGTCTGCCGGTCGAAGTCGAACCGAGCCCGGGCCATATCGCGTACGACGCCCCATCGGGTCGCCTTTGCATTGTTGACCAGGTGCGCTGCCACATCCCGCACGGCCCAACCTGCACAGAGTGAGGCCTGCTCCCACTGTGCATTCGTCAGGTCGGTGAGGTCCTGGATGAGGGCCCGGCGTTCGGCGTGGACCAGGGTCCAGACGTCATTCATCGGCACAGTCTTTCAAGAAACTCGCGGGATGGACCGACGCGAGCTGACAGGCGCCCTGCGTGTTGGATGGGCGGTATGGATCTTCTTGTCTTGGGCGGAACCGCGTGGCTGGGCCACCAGATCGCATCGGAAGCAGCGCAGCGCGGGCACACGGTGACCTGCCTTGCCCGTGGCCAGTCCGGACCGTGCCCACCCGAAACGCGGTTCATTGCCGCCTATCGGGATCGCGACGACGCGTACGACGAGGTGACCGGTCAGCAGTGGGATGCCGTGATCGACGTCGCACGCCAGCCGGGTCAGGTGCGTAACGCCGTCCGGGCGCTCGAGCCGGTGAGTTCGCGTTACCTGTTCGTCTCCTCGGCCAACGTCTACGCCAGCCAGCGTGAGCGCGGTCAGGACGAGGATGCCGCGGTGTTGCCCGCGCTCGTCGCGGACGTGATGGACTCGATGCAGGACTACGGCGCGGCGAAGGTGGCATGCGAGCAAGCAGTGGTGGCCGCCTTCGGCCCGAGCCGCTCGTTGATCGCCCGCGCCGGTTTGATCGGCGGTCCGGGGGATGAGTCCGGGCGCTCGGGGTACTGGCCGTGGCGTTTTGCGCACCCCTGCAACCCTGTCGGCGCCGTACTGCTGCCGGACGATCCAGACGTACCGACCGCGCTCATCGACGTCCGAGACCTCGCGGGATGGTTGGTCAGCTGCGCCGAAACCGGCGTGGCGGGGATCTTCAACGCGGCGGGGGCGCCGTGCTCACTGACCGATCATCTGGCGGTCGCGCGAGAGGTCGCCGGTCACGACGGTCCGGTGACGAACGCCTGGCCTGATTGGCTGACCGAGCACGGGGTGCAGATGTGGATGGGCCCGTCGTCGTTGCCGCTGTGGATCGATGACCCGGACTGGTACGGCCTGGCCGACCACGCGAGCGCGCGTGCCTTCGCCGTCGGACTGGTGACCCGGCCATTGCGCGAGACGCTGCTCGACGTCCTGGCCTGGGAGGACGCCCGCCCGGAACCGGGGTTGCACGGTGCGGGTCTGGCCGACGACGAGGAGCATGAGTTGTTGCGCCAGCTGGGCCTGCACTGAGGAACACCGCGCGATGGTTCTTGCAGCGGTGACCGCAGGGATCAGCGCTCGTCGAGGTCGGTCCCACTACCCCTGTGTTGCCGTCTTCTGTGTGGCTTCGGTGGCGGGCTTCGGCGCTGCCTTCAGGGCGATCGCCATGACACCGGCCACCACCATGACGAATCCAACAGCCCACAGCCCTGCCTTTTCGTTGCCGGTGAGATCGGTGAGCCAACCGGTGATATAGGGGCCCAGGAAGCCGGCCGTGTTGCCGATGGAGTTGATCAGCGCAATGCCGCTGGCGGCTGCTGCGCCGGCGAGGAAGTTGGTCGGCAACGCCCAGAAGGTCGGCAGGGCGCACATGATGCCGACGGTGCAGATCGTTACCGCGATCATCGCCGCCACGGGTGAGCCGAGGTAGAGCGTCACCGGGATCGCCATGCCACCGATGATCGTGGGTGCCGCGACGTGCCAGACGCGTTCGCCCGTCCGGTCGCCGTGGTAACCCCACGGCACCATGGCCAGCGCGCCGACCACGAACGGGATGGCGGTGATCAGACCGAGCTGCAGGATCGAGTAGGTCACATGGAACTGCGACTCGAACCCTTTGATGATCGTGGGCAGGAAGAAGCCCACGGCGTACAGGCCGTAGACGATGCCGAAGTAGACACCGGCCAGCGCCCATACCCGGCCGCTGGCGAGAGACTCCCGGATACCGATCTGATAGGTCCCGCTGCGTTGCGCGTCCTCGGTGGCGATGGCCTGAGTCAAGGCGTCGCGTTCTTCCTGCGGTAGCCACTTCGCGGTGGCGGGTCGGTCATCGAGGAAGAACCAGCAGATGACACCCAGCAGCACTGCCGGGATCGCCTCGACCAGGAACATCACCCGCCAGCCGTCCAGCCCGAACCAACCGTGACCGTGCTCGATCAGCAGGGCGGACATCGGAGCGCCGATGGCCGAGGACAGCGGAACGGCGGCCATGAACCACGCGGTCGCCTTCGCCCGTTGCTCCTGGGGAAACCAGAACGTCAGATACAGGATGATGCCGGGGAAGAAGCCGGCTTCTGCGATGCCGAGCAGGAAGCGCAGGAAGTAGAGCAGCCCCGCGCTGTTGACGAACGCGATGGCGCCGGCCACGATTCCCCAGGTCACCAGGATGCGCGCGATCCACCGGCGCGCGCCGACCTTGTGCAGGATCATGTTGCTCGGCACCTCGAGCAAGAGATAACCCAGGAAGAAGATCCCGGCGGCGAAGCCGAAGCCGGTCGAGCTCAGATGCAGCGCATCGTTCATCCCGTTGGGTCCCGCGAAGCTCATGTTCGAGCGGTCCAGGTAGTTGATCAGGTAGAGCAGGCCGAGGAACGGGATGAGCCGACGGGTTGCCTTCCGGGTGGCGCGGGCCAGCTGCGGTGACGATACGGGCGCGGTCATGAAGAAATTTCATCAGCGGTCGTGACAATCAGGATAGATCGACCGCCGTGATGCAGCAGGTGGTCACTGACCGAGTTTTTACCGCTGGAGCTGAAGAATTCTTTCCTGCGGGAGCCGAGGAGATGTCCTAGTGCCGACGCGACGGCATGAGCGTGCAGGTGTTGCCCGACGACGATCATTCCGGCATCGACTTGTTCAGAAAGCAGCAGCATCTGTCGCCAGGCATCGCCGTCGACCGCGTGGTAGGTCCAGGCATCGGCCGGCAATGTGATCAGCTGTCGCGCGTGTTGTTGAAGCTTCTTCAGGTGTTCGTCGAATTCTTCCTCCCAGTCCATCGAGTCCGGGTCGATCGGGGTATCCCGCATACCGATGACATGTACGACGTGTAGGTGCACCTGCAACGCCGCACTGAGTTCAACTGCCTGCAGGAGCGCTTTACGACTTGCCTCGTGGTCATCGAAGCCCACCACGATCGGCTTGTTTCGTAGATCATTCATTGCGAT
This portion of the Dermatophilaceae bacterium Sec6.4 genome encodes:
- a CDS encoding maleylpyruvate isomerase family mycothiol-dependent enzyme is translated as MNDVWTLVHAERRALIQDLTDLTNAQWEQASLCAGWAVRDVAAHLVNNAKATRWGVVRDMARARFDFDRQTAAGVERERGATPAETLAKLRDVVQRTSTPPASLDSRLVEEVVHGEDIRVPLGITRAYPIDVTVTSLLYQARTSTALGGSKQRIASLRLHADDADVTIGDGALVTGPALSLLMVISGRSHALTELHGPGVDRLGCPT
- a CDS encoding NAD-dependent epimerase/dehydratase family protein, with product MDLLVLGGTAWLGHQIASEAAQRGHTVTCLARGQSGPCPPETRFIAAYRDRDDAYDEVTGQQWDAVIDVARQPGQVRNAVRALEPVSSRYLFVSSANVYASQRERGQDEDAAVLPALVADVMDSMQDYGAAKVACEQAVVAAFGPSRSLIARAGLIGGPGDESGRSGYWPWRFAHPCNPVGAVLLPDDPDVPTALIDVRDLAGWLVSCAETGVAGIFNAAGAPCSLTDHLAVAREVAGHDGPVTNAWPDWLTEHGVQMWMGPSSLPLWIDDPDWYGLADHASARAFAVGLVTRPLRETLLDVLAWEDARPEPGLHGAGLADDEEHELLRQLGLH
- a CDS encoding MFS transporter, translated to MTAPVSSPQLARATRKATRRLIPFLGLLYLINYLDRSNMSFAGPNGMNDALHLSSTGFGFAAGIFFLGYLLLEVPSNMILHKVGARRWIARILVTWGIVAGAIAFVNSAGLLYFLRFLLGIAEAGFFPGIILYLTFWFPQEQRAKATAWFMAAVPLSSAIGAPMSALLIEHGHGWFGLDGWRVMFLVEAIPAVLLGVICWFFLDDRPATAKWLPQEERDALTQAIATEDAQRSGTYQIGIRESLASGRVWALAGVYFGIVYGLYAVGFFLPTIIKGFESQFHVTYSILQLGLITAIPFVVGALAMVPWGYHGDRTGERVWHVAAPTIIGGMAIPVTLYLGSPVAAMIAVTICTVGIMCALPTFWALPTNFLAGAAAASGIALINSIGNTAGFLGPYITGWLTDLTGNEKAGLWAVGFVMVVAGVMAIALKAAPKPATEATQKTATQG
- a CDS encoding universal stress protein, with protein sequence MNDLRNKPIVVGFDDHEASRKALLQAVELSAALQVHLHVVHVIGMRDTPIDPDSMDWEEEFDEHLKKLQQHARQLITLPADAWTYHAVDGDAWRQMLLLSEQVDAGMIVVGQHLHAHAVASALGHLLGSRRKEFFSSSGKNSVSDHLLHHGGRSILIVTTADEISS